One part of the Vitis riparia cultivar Riparia Gloire de Montpellier isolate 1030 chromosome 6, EGFV_Vit.rip_1.0, whole genome shotgun sequence genome encodes these proteins:
- the LOC117916920 gene encoding MLO-like protein 6, whose protein sequence is MAGATGGRSLEQTPTWAVAVVCFVLVLISIIIEYIIHLIGKWLKKKHKKALYEALEKVKSELMLLGFISLLLTVGQGLISTICISKSVAATWHPCSKSEEETSTTTEESDTESDNRRKLLSISGFGGGSRRVLAAAEEDKCSAKGQVPFVSSDAIHQLHIFIFVLAIFHVLYCILTLALGTAKMRRWKAWEKETRTVEYQFSHDPERFRFARETSFGRRHLSFWTKTPFLIWIVCFFRQFVRSVPKVDYFTLRHGFIMAHLAPQTHAKFDFQKYINRSLEEDFKVVVGISPPIWFFAVLFLLLNTHGWYSYLWLPFIPLIVILLVGTKLQVIITKMGLRIQERGEVVKGVPVVQLGDDLFWFNRPRLVLYLIHFVLFQNAFQLAFFAWTWYEFGFKSCFYAHTEDVVIRISMGVIIQILCSYVTLPLYALVTQMGSTMKPTIFHERVATALRNWHHTAKKNIKHNKHSGLATPISSRPTTPSHGTSPAYLLRYYRSDMDSLQASPRRSNLDMEHWETDGSPSPSHPHHGDGSSSHHNQLHQGTSLEHDRDISAPSSSQVVPLPQPTPHQHEIDVVRKDFSFDRRERT, encoded by the exons ATGGCTGGGGCAACCGGAGGAAGGTCGCTGGAGCAGACGCCGACATGGGCTGTTGCTgtagtttgttttgttttggtgtTGATTTCTATTATCATTGAGTACATCATTCATCTCATTGGAAAG tgGTTGAAGAAGAAACACAAGAAAGCTCTATATGAAGCGCTGGAAAAGGTCAAATCAG AGCTAATGCTGCTAGGGTTCATATCCTTGCTCCTAACAGTAGGACAAGGTCTGATATCGACTATATGTATATCAAAGAGTGTTGCAGCAACTTGGCATCCATGCAGCAAGTCTGAAGAAGAGACGAGCACAACGACTGAAGAATCAGACACCGAATCCGATAATAGACGGAAACTTCTCAGCATATCGGGTTTTGGTGGAGGCAGCCGACGCGTTTTGGCGGCAGCTGAAGAAGACAAATGTTCAGCTAAG GGTCAAGTCCCATTTGTGTCGTCGGATGCTATTCACCAACTGCACATATTCATCTTCGTACTGGCCATTTTCCATGTCCTTTACTGCATCTTAACCCTGGCTTTGGGCACAGCTAAG ATGAGAAGGTGGAAGGCATGGGAAAAGGAAACAAGAACAGTCGAGTACCAGTTCTCCCACG ATCCGGAGAGGTTCAGGTTTGCCAGGGAGACGTCGTTTGGAAGAAGGCACTTGAGTTTCTGGACCAAGACACCCTTTCTCATCTGGATA GTATGTTTCTTCAGACAGTTCGTTAGGTCCGTTCCAAAAGTTGACTACTTCACCTTAAGACATGGATTTAtcatg GCACATTTGGCACCTCAAACCCATGCAAAAtttgatttccaaaaatataTCAATAGATCGCTGGAGGAGGATTTCAAGGTGGTTGTGGGTATCAG TCCACCAATATGGTTCTTTGCCGTGCTATTCCTTCTCCTCAACACTCATG GCTGGTACTCTTATCTATGGCTGCCATTCATCCCACTGATT GTTATCCTATTGGTGGGAACCAAGTTACAGGTGATCATAACCAAGATGGGGCTTAGAATTCAAGAAAGGGGAGAGGTTGTGAAGGGAGTGCCGGTTGTTCAGCTTGGTGATGACCTCTTCTGGTTCAATCGCCCTCGCCTCGTTCTCTACCTCATCCATTTTGTGCTCTTTCAGAACGCATTTCAGCTGGCTTTCTTCGCATGGACTTGG TATGAATTCGGGTTTAAGTCTTGTTTCTATGCACACACTGAAGATGTGGTGATCAGGATTTCCATGGG GGTCATCATACAGATTCTTTGCAGCTACGTAACTCTCCCGCTCTATGCCCTGGTGACACAGATGGGTTCAACCATGAAGCCAACGATCTTCCATGAGAGAGTAGCCACGGCTCTAAGGAACTGGCACCACACGGCTAAGAAAAACATCAAACACAACAAGCATTCTGGGCTAGCCACACCCATCTCAAGTAGGCCAACAACGCCTTCCCACGGCACGTCCCCTGCTTACCTCTTGCGCTACTACCGGAGCGACATGGACAGCCTCCAAGCATCCCCGAGAAGGTCCAACTTGGACATGGAGCATTGGGAGACTGATGGGTCCCCCTCCCCCTCGCACCCGCACCATGGTGACGGCTCCTCCTCTCACCACAACCAGCTCCACCAAGGAACGTCCTTGGAACATGATAGAGACATCAGCGCGCCTAGCTCCTCCCAAGTGGTTCCTCTTCCACAACCCACTCCCCACCAACACGAAATCGATGTTGTGCGCAAGGACTTTTCATTTGATCGAAGAGAGAGGACGTGA
- the LOC117915756 gene encoding protein transport protein Sec61 subunit beta — MARGSSQSQASTTATSRPGPVGMAPRGTAAATAGMRRRRVGGGSGGSSSGYGGGGSGSNMLRFYTDDAPGLKITPTVVLVMSLCFIGFVTALHVFGKIYRYKAGGGP; from the coding sequence ATGGCGAGAGGCTCTTCTCAGTCGCAGGCGTCGACGACCGCCACCTCCCGGCCCGGCCCTGTCGGCATGGCTCCGCGGGGGACGGCGGCCGCCACTGCAGGGATGCGTCGCCGACGTGTTGGAGGCGGTAGCGGAGGATCATCCAGCGGATACGGTGGCGGCGGCAGCGGAAGCAATATGCTGAGATTCTACACCGACGACGCTCCTGGACTCAAGATCACGCCTACCGTCGTCCTCGTTATGAGTCTCTGCTTCATCGGCTTCGTCACTGCTCTCCACGTCTTCGGCAAGATTTATCGCTACAAAGCTGGTGGCGGACCTTGA
- the LOC117916864 gene encoding syntaxin-71-like has protein sequence MSVIDIIFRVDQICKKFDKYDVDKQRDLNAYGDDAFARLYASVEADIESALHKSEISLIETNRAAAVALNAEIRRTKARLLEEVVKLQKLVLKKVKGLRKEELSIRNDLVLALPERIRAIPDGSMAGAKQTANWAASASHKNIMFDSSDGNFDSEFFQQSEESSQFRQEYEMRRMKQDQGLDVISEGLDTLKNLANDMNEELDRQVPLIDEIDTKVDKATSDIKNTNVRLKETVTKMRSSQNFCIDIILLCVILGIASYLYNVLK, from the exons ATGAGCGTGATCGACATTATTTTCCGAGTTGATCAAATATGCAAGAAATTCGACAAGTACGATGTCGACAAGCAGCGCGATCTCAATGCCTACGGTGACGATGCCTTTGCTCGCCTCTACGCCAGCGTCGAAGCTGACATTGAATCGGCTCTTCAT AAATCTGAAATTTCTCTGATAGAGACGAATAGGGCTGCTGCCGTTGCACTGAATGCTGAGATTCGTCGAACCAAGGCTCGGTTGCTAGAGGAAGTTGTCAAGCTGCAGAAATTGGTGCTCAAAAAG GTTAAAGGGCTCAGAAAAGAAGAACTAAGTATCCGTAATGATTTGGTACTGGCTCTACCAGAAAGAATTCGAGCAATACCAGATGGGAGCATGGCAGGAGCCAAACAAACTGCAAATTGGGCAGCTTCGGCCTCTCATAAAAACATCATGTTTGACTCATCAG ATGGAAATTTTGACAGCGAGTTTTTCCAACAAAGTGAAGAATCAAGTCAGTTTAGACAAGAATATGAAATGAGGAGAATGAAACAG GATCAAGGTCTAGATGTTATATCAGAAGGTTTAGACACACTGAAGAATTTGGCCAATGATATGAATGAG GAATTAGATCGGCAAGTTCCACTGATTGATGAAATTGATACAAAG GTAGACAAGGCAACATCTGACATTAAGAATACTAATGTTAGACTCAAGGAAACCGTTACCAAG ATGAGGTCCAGTCAAAACTTCTGTATTGACATAATTCTTCTGTGCGTAATTCTGGGAATCGCTTCCTATTTATACAA TGTATTGAAATGA